Sequence from the Gemmatimonadaceae bacterium genome:
CGCTGCCACCGTATTCATCTACCAGTGGGAGCCGACGCCGGCCTCGCAGGTGAACTTCATGTCGCAGCTCGTCGCGCGCGCCGGTACGATTCCGGGTGTGGTGGCCGCAGGCGCGACCTCGTCGCTGCCGTTAGACATCGCCATTGGCGCGGACCGGGGAACGTTCACCATCGATGGCCAGCCGGTTCCCGTGGGCAGCGAGCCATCGGCGCACATGACGGCCATCACGCCCGGCACATTGCAAACGCTCCGCATTCCGGTGCATCGTGGACGAACGTTCTCGTCCCGGGACGACTCGGCGAGCGCACCGGTGGTGATCATCAATGATGCCATGGCCCGCCGATACTGGCCCGGTGCGGATCCGATTGGCCGCCGCATTCGATTCGCATTCTACAGCAAGCCGCTCGAGCGGGAGGTGGTAGGCGTGGTCGCGGACAGCAAGCAGACGGCACTCGACAGGCCCGGCGAACCGATCATCTACATGCCGCTCGCACAGGCGCCGACCGGCGCCATGGCGGTCGTGCTGCGAACCGCGAGCCAGGACCCGCGCTCGGTGTTGGGCGCGTTCAAGCGGACGGTTGCGCAGTTGAATCCCGCCCTGCCGCTGGCCGGCATCGAGACGCTCGACGAGCTGGCCGACGCGTCGGTGCGATTTCGCCGATTCACGCTCTCCCTCTTCGCCGCGTTCGCCGCCTGCGCGCTGCTGTTAGGCTTGGTCGGCACCTACGCGGTCGTCGGCCAGGGGGTCGCGGAACGCCGCCGGGAGCTCGGCGTCCGGCTTGCGTTAGGCGCACAAGCGGGCGACGTCATCCGGCTCGTGATGCGGGATGGCCTCGGGCCGGCCGCCGCCGGGGTAGCGTTAGGCCTGACCGGCGGCGCGGCCGCGACGGGGTTATTGCGTCGGATGCTGGTCGGCGTGCAGCCATTCGACGCCGCGACCTTCGCGGGTGTCGCGGCCCTCATGCTCGCCGCGGCCACCGTGGCCTGCTTCCTTCCGGCCCGGCGCGCAACCATGGCGTCGCCGGTCGATACACTGCGCGCGCCGAGTGGCTGACGAACAGGACGACGCTACACTGCTGGCGGCGATCGCCGCCGGCGACGAAACCGCCTGCCGGTCGCTCGTTGAGCGGTACCTGCGGAGCGCGACGCTGTTCGCCGCCCAGCTCACCGGCGACCGTGATGATGCGGAGGATGTCGTGCAGTCCGCGTTCCTTGTCGCCATCGAGCGGGCGGCAACCCTGGATCCTGGGCGTCCGTTTGCGCCCTGGTTGTTCGGCGTGGTGAGGCGGCTGGCGCTGAAGGTGCACACCCGCCGAACGCGGCGCCGAGCACTGTGGGATCGCTGGATGGCTCACAATGCCGCGAGTCGCGACGCGAGCGATGCGGGAATCGAAGCGGCGAGCGATCTCGCGGTGGTGCGCCGGCACCTCGCCGCGCTGCCCGAGATGCAGCGCGCATGTTTCGAGCTGGTCGTGCTGCGGGACGTGGCCATCGACCATGTGGCTGCGATGTACGAGATCAGCCCGTCGACAGTGCGACAGCACGTCTTTCGCGCGCGGCGGGCCCTGCGGCTGTCACTCGAGCCGCTCTTCGGAGCGCGCACGAAACGGTGGACCGGCGACGAGCCCACAGACGAATCGACCGAATGCTGCTCATCCTGAGGGAGGCCATCATGCCCAACGTGTTCGATACCTCGTCGATTCGGGACGACGCCGAATACTGGCGCTCGCTTTCGGCGCGCGTGATGCGCGCCGTTAGGCGGCGGCGGTCTGGTGCGGCGTGGGTGGGAAGCCGGCCGCGCGGGTGGATGCTGACTGCGTACGCCGCCGCTGCCGCCGTCGTCATCGCCGCGCTGCTGTTGGCCGGGCGCCCGCGGCGCGCCGACGCACCCGCCCAACTCGGCCTCGTGCTCGCGCCTAACGGAGCGCTCGGCGAAGCATTGTCGCGCGCGCCCGTACCACCCCCGCTCGCCGAATTGGAATGGGCGCCTTCTTCTCGCGCTGCGGAGGAACGATGATCTCGACATCCGTACGGGGATGGCTGCTGCTCGTCACCTTTTTCGCGGCGGGCCTCGTG
This genomic interval carries:
- a CDS encoding RNA polymerase sigma factor, yielding MADEQDDATLLAAIAAGDETACRSLVERYLRSATLFAAQLTGDRDDAEDVVQSAFLVAIERAATLDPGRPFAPWLFGVVRRLALKVHTRRTRRRALWDRWMAHNAASRDASDAGIEAASDLAVVRRHLAALPEMQRACFELVVLRDVAIDHVAAMYEISPSTVRQHVFRARRALRLSLEPLFGARTKRWTGDEPTDESTECCSS